In the genome of Elusimicrobiota bacterium, one region contains:
- a CDS encoding O-antigen ligase family protein, whose translation MPDRRIWRPMKFKLTPNHLLIAGSFLFALTMAPSISLGYISAGILGIGFVWWCVANRWHPRREDLPLHIFFGFYVLWGLVSSLFGEGVARSLNYWRADFLCLIFWLLYNTFRIEPKARYWALIGFTASIAFLAASGFAQMAIYEWFPGVNDWLKNSSQRWIRKLALMPEQGRRIHSTMHTLTYAETLALGGLFLVGAWRSRRLLGVGLGIAALAAVLVSESRGPTMSFFVGLLAIAAGYMTFSKKVAWRILLPFAIPCLLLFLSPSVWGRLKSTFNPDSNQDRIIMWKVALRVLEDHPVAGVGIAHIRTVWPDYFHQEWKEHFPHRQEIWSDVHSLYLQQAGERGWPGLIVLLALFAALIVSAAVHLSKDADRRDLHIATLAAMTAFLVMNITESAFQDTEIVFTLYLILAFAWSAAARRPDPAIR comes from the coding sequence ATGCCGGATCGAAGAATTTGGCGGCCCATGAAGTTTAAATTGACCCCCAATCATTTGCTCATCGCCGGTTCATTCTTATTCGCGTTGACCATGGCTCCATCCATCTCTCTGGGGTATATCTCGGCCGGCATTTTGGGCATTGGTTTTGTTTGGTGGTGCGTCGCGAATCGCTGGCATCCGCGACGCGAAGATTTGCCTCTGCATATTTTTTTCGGGTTTTATGTTTTGTGGGGCCTGGTCTCCAGCCTGTTCGGCGAGGGCGTTGCCCGAAGCCTCAATTATTGGAGGGCTGATTTTCTATGCCTGATTTTTTGGCTGCTTTACAATACCTTTCGCATCGAGCCCAAGGCCCGGTATTGGGCGTTGATCGGTTTTACGGCGAGCATCGCTTTTTTGGCGGCCAGCGGATTCGCCCAGATGGCTATTTACGAATGGTTCCCCGGGGTCAATGACTGGCTTAAGAATTCATCCCAGCGATGGATCAGAAAATTAGCCCTGATGCCCGAGCAAGGACGGCGCATCCACTCAACCATGCACACGCTTACCTATGCCGAAACCTTGGCGCTGGGCGGTTTGTTTTTAGTCGGCGCCTGGCGTTCCCGGCGGCTGTTGGGCGTGGGCCTGGGGATCGCGGCCTTGGCGGCTGTTTTAGTTTCCGAGTCGCGCGGGCCCACGATGAGCTTTTTCGTGGGCCTGTTGGCGATTGCCGCCGGTTATATGACGTTCTCCAAGAAAGTCGCTTGGCGCATCCTGCTTCCCTTCGCCATTCCCTGCCTGCTGCTGTTTTTATCTCCGTCGGTTTGGGGCCGCCTCAAATCCACGTTTAATCCGGACAGCAATCAAGACCGGATCATCATGTGGAAAGTCGCGCTGCGCGTTTTGGAGGATCATCCGGTCGCAGGCGTGGGCATCGCGCATATCCGCACCGTGTGGCCGGATTATTTCCATCAGGAATGGAAAGAGCATTTTCCGCATCGGCAGGAAATCTGGTCCGACGTTCACAGCTTGTATTTGCAGCAGGCCGGAGAACGCGGCTGGCCGGGACTCATCGTTTTGCTGGCCTTGTTCGCGGCGTTGATCGTTTCGGCCGCCGTTCATTTAAGCAAAGACGCCGACCGGCGGGATCTCCATATCGCAACCTTGGCCGCGATGACGGCTTTTTTGGTCATGAATATTACGGAGAGCGCTTTCCAAGACACGGAAATCGTTTTTACGCTGTACTTGATCCTGGCCTTTGCTTGGTCGGCGGCCGCCCGCCGGCCTGATCCGGCGATTCGTTAG
- the lpxK gene encoding tetraacyldisaccharide 4'-kinase, which produces MRQAWFKLSGSVAGRALLWLLSLLYGAACAIRQIWISCFPHERSVPYPVISVGNMTAGGTGKTTLTLYLVQELMARGYRAVVLTRGYKGGDEARLLEEKIGTHGEFKVLVGRNRYETARDYLDSKFKISDSKLIFIMDDGHQHTALKKDLSLVLIDASNPEALRGLLPYGWLREPLVWGLKRADAVIITHADAVKREDLDRLSARVHQAQPGLAVFYAR; this is translated from the coding sequence ATGCGCCAAGCCTGGTTTAAATTAAGCGGCTCGGTCGCGGGCCGGGCGTTGCTTTGGCTGTTGAGCCTGTTGTACGGGGCGGCCTGCGCGATCCGCCAAATCTGGATTTCTTGTTTCCCGCATGAGCGCAGCGTGCCTTACCCGGTGATCAGCGTGGGCAATATGACGGCCGGGGGCACGGGCAAAACCACGTTGACCCTTTATTTGGTCCAAGAGTTGATGGCGCGCGGGTATCGGGCGGTGGTGCTCACGCGCGGCTACAAAGGCGGCGACGAGGCCCGCCTGCTTGAAGAAAAAATCGGAACTCATGGGGAATTTAAGGTTTTGGTCGGAAGGAATCGCTATGAGACAGCCAGGGATTATCTGGATTCAAAATTTAAAATTTCAGATTCAAAATTAATTTTCATCATGGACGACGGGCATCAGCATACCGCCTTGAAGAAAGATTTGAGTCTGGTCTTGATCGATGCCTCGAACCCCGAAGCCTTGCGTGGTTTGCTGCCCTACGGCTGGCTGCGCGAACCCTTGGTTTGGGGCTTGAAACGCGCGGATGCCGTCATTATTACGCACGCGGATGCGGTCAAGCGGGAGGATTTAGACCGATTGTCAGCCCGGGTTCATCAAGCGCAGCCGGGCCTGGCGGTTTTTTACGCACGGTAG
- a CDS encoding DUF3108 domain-containing protein: MRLLLWLGAPALLLSGFPLFALEPGTTGQANAPSPESSALAETARAIGLGREEYIYSVHWGVIKVGRSTLGSPAVVERSSRTAYHLLSSARTLPFFDTFYKVRDRNEAWLDVATFQSLGFGKYLREGRFRRHEIVDFDHEAGRFTALVKKKDGTEITEQGSIKPGAYDVMSALYWIRTQDLVPGKEFSVDVNTRKDWPLKVRVLKREKVRTPAGEFDCLVVEPMLRDEGIFIQKGKSMRIWFTNDARKIPVQVKAEVFIGSVRAELEEIVYADPSRTAVGLRSDFTDTPE, from the coding sequence ATGAGACTCCTGCTTTGGCTTGGGGCGCCGGCTCTTCTGTTGAGCGGATTCCCGCTTTTCGCTTTGGAACCCGGAACCACCGGACAAGCGAATGCGCCTTCGCCTGAGTCCTCGGCTTTGGCTGAAACGGCCCGGGCCATCGGTTTGGGCCGCGAAGAATACATCTATTCCGTTCATTGGGGAGTTATTAAGGTGGGCCGCTCCACCCTAGGCTCTCCGGCCGTGGTTGAGAGAAGCAGCCGCACGGCCTACCATCTTCTTTCATCGGCTAGGACGCTTCCGTTCTTCGACACTTTTTATAAAGTGCGCGATAGAAATGAAGCCTGGCTCGACGTCGCCACGTTCCAATCCCTCGGTTTCGGCAAATACCTGCGCGAAGGGCGCTTCCGCCGCCATGAAATTGTGGATTTCGATCATGAGGCAGGCCGGTTCACGGCCTTAGTCAAGAAGAAAGACGGCACGGAAATCACGGAGCAGGGCTCGATCAAGCCAGGAGCCTACGACGTCATGTCCGCCCTTTATTGGATTCGCACGCAGGATTTGGTCCCGGGGAAAGAGTTCTCCGTGGACGTCAACACCAGAAAAGATTGGCCTCTGAAGGTGCGCGTCCTTAAACGAGAGAAAGTGCGCACCCCAGCCGGGGAATTCGATTGTTTGGTGGTCGAGCCCATGCTGCGCGACGAGGGCATTTTCATCCAAAAAGGGAAGTCCATGCGTATTTGGTTTACCAATGACGCGCGAAAAATTCCCGTCCAAGTCAAAGCCGAAGTTTTTATCGGATCGGTCAGGGCCGAGCTGGAAGAAATCGTTTATGCCGACCCCTCGCGCACGGCCGTGGGTTTAAGGAGCGACTTCACAGACACGCCGGAATAA
- a CDS encoding glycosyltransferase family 4 protein yields RVDVEEILSVSKVLVCPSLKGEGSSGAIREAFAMNIPVIASDIDANRELVSTERGWLFKNGDAADLARVVESFLRADPQEIKSKTDSAHQFVHEHFSVKAMVEGTLHIYREAVGSHAPSLV; encoded by the coding sequence GGCGCGTTGATGTCGAGGAGATTCTCAGCGTCAGCAAAGTTTTGGTTTGCCCTTCGCTCAAAGGCGAGGGTTCATCCGGCGCGATCAGGGAAGCCTTCGCCATGAACATCCCGGTCATTGCCAGCGACATCGACGCCAATCGGGAACTGGTTTCTACCGAGCGCGGCTGGCTTTTTAAAAACGGCGATGCGGCGGATTTGGCCCGGGTTGTCGAGTCATTTCTACGGGCTGACCCGCAGGAGATCAAGTCCAAAACCGATTCAGCCCATCAATTCGTTCACGAACATTTTTCAGTCAAGGCCATGGTCGAAGGCACGCTTCATATTTACCGGGAAGCCGTGGGTTCGCATGCGCCAAGCCTGGTTTAA
- a CDS encoding HAD family hydrolase — protein sequence MPRTKKAGGSRAVFLDRDGTIIREAHYLTDPAGVKLYNGAGLALRRLKKRGFKLVIVSNQSGIGRGWVSLDVVHEINKTMSRLLHRTGAVRLDGVYFCPHAPWQRCSCRKPKTMLIQRARRELNLNPRRSYMIGDKAVDMELANRSGMTGVFVLTGHGRGERPSLGRHQAARPAHIARDLASAARWIIRREAAR from the coding sequence ATGCCTCGTACTAAAAAAGCCGGCGGTTCAAGAGCCGTATTCCTGGATCGCGACGGCACCATCATCCGCGAAGCCCACTACCTGACCGATCCCGCAGGTGTTAAGCTCTATAATGGAGCGGGCCTTGCCTTGCGCCGGCTCAAAAAGCGAGGATTTAAATTGGTGATTGTTTCCAATCAATCTGGAATCGGGAGGGGCTGGGTGTCCTTGGATGTCGTTCATGAGATCAATAAGACAATGAGCCGGCTTCTGCATCGCACGGGCGCGGTGCGCCTTGACGGCGTTTATTTTTGCCCGCATGCCCCTTGGCAGCGATGCTCCTGCCGAAAACCAAAAACCATGCTTATTCAGCGGGCCAGGCGCGAATTGAATCTCAATCCTCGCCGTTCCTATATGATCGGAGACAAGGCCGTGGACATGGAATTGGCGAATCGTTCGGGCATGACCGGCGTGTTTGTCTTGACCGGGCATGGGCGCGGGGAGCGTCCCTCCCTCGGGCGCCATCAAGCCGCGCGCCCTGCTCATATCGCGCGCGATTTGGCGAGCGCCGCCCGGTGGATTATTCGCAGAGAGGCCGCCCGGTGA
- a CDS encoding isoprenylcysteine carboxylmethyltransferase family protein has product MNEQIRNPDMDNKSATFLERLSRWAVPRRITLNRAVLFVVLVVLTHPRNRIFFAAGLALALAGAVLRIWARVTPPDRPGGLVMKGPYQLVRHPMYLGTALQAAGMWVACFGFRNFVSFAMLGLILGGYMLFVYKQAILLEEEEMMSQWAGEWEHYASRTPVFLPGKEAVKQLRWSSVGPLDFRRLEKFKEWKNFLACLGIFAFLWFKLVYRL; this is encoded by the coding sequence GTGAACGAGCAAATCCGCAACCCGGATATGGATAACAAGTCGGCGACGTTTCTGGAGCGCTTGAGCCGGTGGGCCGTTCCCCGGCGCATCACCTTAAACCGCGCGGTTCTGTTCGTCGTTTTAGTCGTGCTGACCCACCCGCGCAACCGGATTTTTTTCGCCGCCGGGCTGGCGCTGGCGTTGGCCGGGGCCGTGCTGAGGATTTGGGCCCGGGTGACGCCGCCCGATCGCCCGGGCGGGTTGGTCATGAAGGGTCCCTATCAATTGGTGCGTCACCCCATGTATTTGGGGACGGCTTTGCAAGCCGCCGGCATGTGGGTCGCCTGTTTCGGTTTTCGCAATTTTGTTTCGTTCGCGATGCTTGGGCTGATTTTGGGCGGGTATATGCTCTTCGTTTATAAACAGGCTATTTTACTTGAGGAAGAGGAGATGATGAGTCAATGGGCCGGAGAATGGGAGCATTACGCGTCGCGCACGCCGGTTTTTCTGCCGGGAAAAGAAGCGGTAAAGCAGCTTCGATGGTCGTCGGTGGGTCCGCTTGATTTCCGGCGTTTGGAAAAATTTAAAGAATGGAAAAATTTTCTCGCTTGCCTGGGCATCTTCGCGTTCTTGTGGTTCAAGCTGGTTTACCGGCTTTAG